One window of the Shewanella cyperi genome contains the following:
- the yjjG gene encoding pyrimidine 5'-nucleotidase, which produces MSYCDQVGFDWVLFDADETLFHFDAFAGLRQLFAGFGVDFGAVEYEEYQRLNKPLWVEYQEGRINAKTLQESRFALWGERLGVAPAELNSGFLSAMADICAPLPGVPELLNGLRGRYRLGIITNGFTELQRIRLARTGFAEHFEVLVISEEVGVAKPDKAIFDHALDAMGNPDPARVLMVGDTLASDILGGLNAGMQTCWYNPGAKAIDPGIQPHLEIRCHSELARLLA; this is translated from the coding sequence ATGTCGTATTGTGATCAGGTCGGATTTGACTGGGTGCTGTTTGACGCCGACGAAACCCTGTTTCATTTCGATGCCTTTGCCGGACTCAGACAGCTGTTTGCCGGCTTCGGGGTGGACTTCGGCGCCGTCGAATACGAAGAATATCAGCGGCTGAACAAGCCCCTGTGGGTCGAGTATCAGGAAGGCCGCATCAATGCCAAAACTCTGCAGGAAAGCCGTTTTGCCCTCTGGGGTGAGCGTCTGGGTGTGGCCCCGGCTGAGCTGAACTCGGGCTTTTTATCGGCCATGGCCGACATTTGCGCGCCGCTGCCCGGCGTGCCCGAACTGCTCAATGGCCTGCGCGGTCGCTATCGTTTGGGGATCATCACCAATGGTTTTACCGAGTTGCAGCGCATTCGCCTGGCGCGCACCGGCTTTGCCGAACACTTCGAAGTGCTGGTGATCTCCGAAGAAGTGGGGGTCGCCAAGCCCGACAAGGCCATCTTCGACCACGCCCTGGATGCCATGGGTAATCCCGATCCCGCCAGGGTGCTGATGGTGGGCGACACCCTGGCCAGCGACATCCTGGGTGGTCTCAATGCCGGCATGCAGACCTGCTGGTACAACCCGGGTGCCAAGGCAATCGATCCCGGTATCCAGCCGCACCTGGAAATCCGCTGTCACAGCGAGCTGGCCCGTTTGTTGGCCTGA
- a CDS encoding LysR family transcriptional regulator — MLNPLWLKTFVTLVDTGHFTQTASKLFMTQPGVSQHLNKLEQACGHQLLVRSRSGIELTQAGERLYHYALEQARAEAALLDSLGEDTPFNGTCRLACSGALAQLLYPELLALQSAHPGLKVHVEAAPNARIINEVQQGDKDLGIITAAPPRGLFQEQDIGTQALCLITPASNFSISETAMPATLDSPLPPIDELKALGLISHPDAAHYLSLFFAHSQHESYQSAFAEDFPVSSYINQLGQILLPVSLGLGFTVLPLSVVEQFSNKAKLTVFVGKEPVFEPLYLIHKRQRQLPARFDTIRTLIQSVLNQAAYSGKQHLSDQAD, encoded by the coding sequence ATGCTTAATCCCCTATGGCTTAAGACCTTTGTCACCCTGGTGGACACAGGCCACTTTACCCAAACGGCGAGCAAACTGTTTATGACTCAGCCCGGGGTAAGCCAGCACCTGAATAAGCTGGAGCAGGCCTGTGGCCACCAGCTGCTGGTTCGCAGCCGCAGCGGCATCGAACTCACCCAAGCTGGCGAGCGGTTGTATCATTATGCCCTTGAGCAAGCCCGAGCTGAGGCAGCACTGCTCGACAGTCTGGGTGAGGACACCCCCTTCAATGGCACATGTCGCCTCGCCTGCTCGGGTGCCCTGGCGCAGCTTTTGTACCCAGAACTGCTGGCACTGCAATCTGCGCATCCGGGGCTTAAGGTACATGTGGAGGCAGCGCCCAATGCGCGCATCATCAACGAGGTGCAGCAGGGAGATAAAGACCTTGGCATTATTACCGCCGCGCCACCGCGGGGGCTGTTTCAGGAGCAAGACATAGGAACTCAGGCACTGTGTCTTATCACGCCTGCGTCGAACTTTTCGATTTCAGAAACGGCAATGCCAGCGACTCTTGATTCTCCCCTGCCCCCGATTGACGAATTAAAAGCGCTTGGGCTGATAAGCCACCCGGATGCGGCACATTATTTGTCGCTGTTTTTTGCCCACAGCCAGCATGAGAGTTACCAAAGCGCCTTTGCCGAAGATTTCCCGGTCAGTAGCTACATCAATCAGTTAGGGCAGATTCTACTGCCCGTGTCTTTGGGGCTCGGCTTCACCGTGCTGCCCTTGTCTGTGGTGGAGCAGTTCAGCAACAAGGCCAAACTCACAGTATTTGTGGGCAAAGAGCCAGTGTTCGAGCCCTTGTATCTTATTCACAAACGCCAGCGGCAACTTCCCGCCCGATTTGATACCATCAGGACCCTTATTCAATCCGTGCTGAATCAAGCTGCTTACTCAGGGAAGCAGCACCTGAGTGACCAAGCTGACTGA
- a CDS encoding AAA domain-containing protein, whose amino-acid sequence MDLPTAIFDREDDMPDAGHVALKVTDIGEYIRHHSCARRLKLGHDERQLRRELPFYNRLFNPLDPVLRTAGADREDEVDDGLVAEDFVDLTRFRARRDAGEDTQTTWMEFAEVLRTLVPGQLAFGREIDVSGFVGAFEVLGRIDFVIVEWHDLLPRIRLVECKASRKDKTYQRIQAAIYRLLVRGLVEVHGLEIAGAAVHANSIEAVVARIDEGTEEVQPVRGLTALDLEVETSDVLRLLEQSGQIDTVFTTDLNDLPYTIESKCDHCKFNVVCLPEAGRTRAMQLVAIDSSAARVLKSNGIGNIDQLAELDLDSPAARGCRTAPGFSGNLSLLKALARARRTTLPNGAHKPEDYPVARLPWRVQSQLPKFESQGVPVVRIYLGVHYDYVENRIGSLAAHITTSQWQLHTPFQHTNGRWAPEATIVERLKTEAVGEDGRPIYQQRELTECRDIIRTRAAPWSSNHDTASGQEAELLQGFFDDLINAIVDIAPGRLAPIHFYVWARAEMSQLIEACLRSNTRLLRSLQELMGCREPLDQLIFSCIGEEADNQLAFGWTGRGLSVLTSLRWFGERFHWTRTINRKSVPLDWVFRQDLFDFKTALELRPNNEWARERDVDKTEHHFEIRSRFFDSLSAPYWRAYWNTLPKPETAEDAQQRGQLERYYEATQPNYLQGLLQARVHAMRWVEWFLPRNDEISKPQLDVVALRQFNLGITTPAEAALDFLRLDHHVKIAEWLSIHMVPAANRVAKGITLPLRNVQVATGGKELTAEIDVGTYKTDLATLRNIFSGAEFARLSPHSGDPEIGQTINQLLFGGSTCVVEDIDWTRGFVRLSPLYSKSGRYIAASKAADKIAFSFATLDESVSDFVAPKADARLVEVPAHHTFQWLDTANPRVPAKAALEENSSQRLLAALSAFRTLEGYQLMPDQQQAVIEGESARIQLLQGPPGTGKTQTTAASVLSRCWIGLQAGDIVVIGAQTHTAVNELMSRILTTVEPLQHSFAAAGLPTPPVNLFRVDPRENEDLDGIATLHSTAAVRALKSAQANGIVILGGTTTALLKLAANLDSSAAFGKRPTGFQSKLLIIDEASMMVLAHFLALTTLVAADGQIMLAGDHRQLAPIVAHNWEEEDRYPVTVYQPYVSAYEAVRGIKVNRKVADNQVVLSSLTFTFRLPEVVRHLINPVYERDNIQLLGREDAEGMVNHAHEVDAESPWSAIWTDSARLHLVVHDDQTSVKANPLEVEIIEAILQSKNRHSPKSVVVMTPHRAQRSLLTQQLGKRDEILRIDTVEKMQGGECPVVVVSATASDTAAITKNAAFILDLNRANVAFSRTQERLIVVCAKSLLDNVPADLENYESAMLWKAIRELCSHMVGHVDIGEKHATIYSPIPRE is encoded by the coding sequence ATGGATCTGCCCACAGCAATATTCGATAGGGAAGACGACATGCCAGATGCTGGTCATGTCGCTTTGAAAGTCACGGATATAGGGGAATATATCCGACATCACTCTTGTGCTCGCCGCTTGAAGCTTGGGCATGATGAGCGGCAATTGCGACGCGAGCTACCCTTCTATAACCGCCTATTCAATCCGCTTGACCCTGTCTTGCGTACTGCTGGAGCCGATCGTGAAGACGAAGTTGATGATGGCCTGGTTGCCGAAGATTTTGTTGACCTAACAAGATTTCGTGCTCGAAGAGATGCTGGCGAAGATACCCAAACGACATGGATGGAATTTGCAGAGGTACTTAGGACACTTGTGCCTGGGCAACTAGCGTTTGGACGCGAGATAGATGTAAGTGGATTCGTCGGTGCCTTTGAAGTGCTTGGTCGGATCGATTTCGTGATCGTTGAATGGCATGACCTTTTACCACGGATTCGTCTTGTTGAATGCAAAGCTTCACGGAAAGATAAGACGTATCAGCGAATTCAAGCGGCTATCTACAGGTTGCTGGTCCGAGGGCTGGTCGAAGTTCATGGTCTGGAGATCGCCGGAGCCGCTGTCCATGCGAATTCGATTGAAGCTGTCGTAGCGAGAATCGACGAAGGTACGGAAGAAGTTCAACCAGTACGGGGCCTGACCGCGCTTGACTTGGAGGTCGAAACCTCAGATGTCTTACGGCTCCTTGAACAAAGTGGACAAATAGATACTGTCTTCACCACGGATCTCAATGACCTTCCATACACGATTGAATCTAAGTGTGATCACTGTAAATTCAACGTGGTCTGTCTTCCCGAAGCTGGCCGCACTCGAGCCATGCAACTAGTTGCCATCGACTCATCTGCGGCAAGGGTTCTCAAGAGCAATGGAATTGGCAACATCGATCAGCTAGCCGAGCTAGATCTTGACTCGCCTGCTGCGCGAGGATGCAGAACTGCCCCAGGATTCTCAGGCAATTTATCCCTACTTAAAGCGCTTGCGCGAGCTCGTAGAACAACTCTACCAAACGGAGCACATAAGCCAGAGGACTATCCTGTAGCCAGACTCCCTTGGCGAGTGCAAAGTCAATTGCCGAAGTTCGAGAGTCAAGGTGTTCCTGTAGTTCGAATCTACTTAGGTGTTCACTACGATTATGTTGAGAATAGAATTGGTTCTCTCGCAGCTCATATCACAACGAGCCAATGGCAACTTCATACACCGTTCCAACATACGAATGGTCGGTGGGCTCCAGAGGCAACGATAGTTGAGCGGCTTAAGACGGAAGCGGTTGGAGAGGATGGCAGGCCCATCTATCAGCAACGGGAGCTTACTGAATGTCGAGACATCATTCGGACACGCGCAGCCCCATGGTCAAGTAATCATGACACAGCCTCAGGACAAGAAGCCGAACTACTACAAGGCTTCTTCGATGATTTGATAAATGCAATCGTAGACATTGCACCAGGACGGCTTGCGCCAATTCATTTCTATGTCTGGGCACGTGCTGAAATGTCACAACTTATCGAAGCATGCCTTCGGTCAAACACACGACTACTACGTAGCCTTCAGGAACTGATGGGCTGCAGAGAACCGCTCGATCAGCTAATTTTTTCTTGTATTGGTGAAGAAGCTGACAATCAGCTTGCTTTTGGCTGGACTGGCCGCGGGCTGTCTGTCTTGACTTCGTTAAGATGGTTCGGTGAGCGGTTTCATTGGACTCGCACGATTAACCGTAAGTCAGTGCCCCTGGACTGGGTCTTCCGACAAGACCTCTTTGATTTCAAGACAGCACTTGAACTTCGACCAAATAACGAATGGGCTCGAGAACGTGATGTTGATAAGACTGAACACCATTTTGAGATCAGGAGTCGCTTCTTTGATTCGCTCAGTGCCCCATATTGGAGGGCCTACTGGAACACCCTTCCTAAACCAGAAACAGCAGAAGACGCGCAGCAACGCGGTCAACTGGAGCGCTATTACGAAGCAACACAACCAAATTATCTTCAAGGGCTTCTGCAAGCGCGTGTGCATGCCATGCGATGGGTGGAATGGTTCCTTCCTCGCAACGACGAAATTTCAAAGCCTCAGCTTGATGTTGTTGCTCTGAGACAATTCAATCTAGGCATAACAACACCAGCAGAAGCCGCGCTCGATTTCCTGAGACTAGATCACCATGTCAAGATTGCTGAGTGGTTATCGATACATATGGTGCCGGCTGCAAATCGAGTAGCCAAGGGAATTACGCTCCCGCTCCGTAATGTGCAGGTTGCGACTGGAGGGAAAGAGCTGACAGCAGAAATTGATGTTGGTACTTATAAGACTGACCTGGCGACTCTGCGAAACATCTTCAGTGGTGCAGAGTTTGCTAGATTAAGTCCACACTCCGGAGATCCAGAGATAGGTCAAACAATTAACCAACTGCTTTTTGGCGGCTCTACTTGTGTAGTTGAAGATATCGATTGGACAAGAGGATTCGTCCGCCTTTCCCCTCTATACTCGAAAAGCGGTCGATATATAGCTGCTAGCAAAGCAGCTGATAAGATTGCTTTTTCGTTTGCAACATTAGATGAAAGCGTAAGTGACTTCGTGGCACCAAAAGCCGATGCCAGACTTGTCGAAGTTCCCGCTCATCACACATTCCAATGGCTCGATACGGCTAACCCTCGCGTACCAGCAAAGGCTGCGCTCGAAGAGAACTCAAGCCAACGCTTGCTTGCTGCACTGTCTGCATTCCGTACTTTAGAAGGCTATCAGTTGATGCCCGACCAGCAGCAAGCTGTTATTGAGGGTGAGTCCGCACGAATTCAACTCTTACAAGGCCCTCCTGGAACAGGTAAAACGCAGACGACGGCAGCAAGCGTTTTATCACGTTGCTGGATAGGGCTTCAAGCTGGCGATATTGTTGTAATTGGCGCACAGACGCACACGGCTGTTAACGAACTCATGAGCCGCATTCTAACAACTGTAGAACCTTTACAACACAGCTTTGCAGCTGCGGGACTACCAACCCCCCCCGTGAATCTCTTCCGCGTTGACCCAAGAGAAAATGAAGACTTAGACGGCATAGCAACACTTCATAGCACTGCGGCAGTCAGGGCTCTCAAAAGCGCTCAAGCGAACGGAATTGTCATCCTCGGTGGCACTACAACTGCGCTATTGAAGTTGGCAGCTAATCTCGACTCATCAGCTGCGTTTGGAAAACGGCCCACCGGATTCCAGAGCAAACTGTTAATTATCGACGAAGCCAGCATGATGGTGCTCGCTCATTTCCTAGCTTTGACAACTCTTGTCGCCGCAGATGGTCAAATTATGCTCGCGGGTGATCACAGGCAGCTTGCGCCAATAGTTGCTCATAACTGGGAAGAAGAAGACAGGTACCCAGTAACTGTTTACCAACCTTATGTAAGCGCCTATGAAGCTGTGCGCGGTATTAAGGTTAACCGCAAAGTTGCAGACAATCAGGTTGTGCTGTCTTCATTGACATTCACCTTCCGACTGCCAGAGGTTGTTCGTCATCTTATAAATCCCGTTTACGAGCGCGACAACATTCAATTGTTGGGTAGGGAGGATGCCGAAGGAATGGTAAATCATGCTCACGAAGTTGATGCTGAATCCCCCTGGAGTGCAATCTGGACTGATTCAGCAAGGCTGCATCTCGTAGTACATGACGATCAAACCTCGGTAAAAGCAAATCCGCTTGAAGTGGAGATTATCGAGGCCATTCTTCAAAGCAAGAACAGGCATAGTCCCAAAAGCGTGGTGGTAATGACCCCGCACCGTGCTCAACGCAGCCTTCTGACACAGCAGCTTGGTAAGCGTGATGAAATTCTTCGCATTGATACCGTAGAGAAGATGCAAGGGGGCGAATGTCCGGTTGTAGTTGTATCGGCAACAGCAAGTGATACGGCTGCTATTACTAAGAATGCTGCGTTTATCTTGGACTTAAACCGCGCCAACGTTGCATTCTCTAGAACGCAAGAACGCCTCATTGTGGTATGTGCGAAATCTCTTCTGGATAATGTGCCGGCAGATCTAGAGAACTATGAATCAGCCATGCTTTGGAAAGCCATCAGAGAGCTGTGCAGTCACATGGTAGGACATGTCGATATAGGGGAGAAACATGCAACAATTTATTCGCCTATACCGAGAGAGTAA
- a CDS encoding lactoylglutathione lyase family protein, whose translation MNTYPRSFSHIGISVPDLEAAVTFYTEVLGWYLIMPPTEIVEDDSAIGEMCTDVFGAGWESFRIAHLSTGDRIGVELFEFKNQQNPENNFEYWKTGIFHFCVQDPDVEGLAEKIVAAGGKKRMPAPRYYYPGEKPYRMIYMEDPFGNILEIYSHSYELHYASGAYTG comes from the coding sequence ATGAACACATATCCACGCAGCTTTTCCCACATAGGTATCTCTGTGCCCGACCTTGAGGCCGCAGTGACCTTTTACACCGAGGTACTGGGCTGGTACCTCATTATGCCGCCGACCGAGATTGTGGAAGATGACTCGGCCATAGGTGAAATGTGTACCGATGTTTTCGGCGCCGGCTGGGAGAGTTTTCGCATCGCCCACCTGTCCACCGGCGATCGCATCGGCGTTGAGCTGTTCGAGTTCAAAAACCAGCAGAACCCGGAAAACAACTTCGAATACTGGAAAACCGGTATCTTCCACTTCTGTGTACAGGACCCGGATGTGGAAGGCCTGGCCGAGAAAATCGTCGCCGCCGGCGGTAAAAAACGCATGCCCGCCCCTCGCTACTATTATCCCGGAGAAAAGCCTTACCGCATGATTTATATGGAAGATCCCTTCGGCAATATTCTTGAGATCTACAGCCACAGTTATGAGCTGCACTACGCCAGTGGTGCCTATACCGGCTAA
- a CDS encoding DNA cytosine methyltransferase, protein MSTKPAKYMMSLFSGAGGLDLGLKAAGFINKLCVEIDTAAQNTIILNHPQWKLASQGDIHALTPKELLDEAGLKPRELTLLAGGPPCQPFSKSGYWATGDTNRLTDPRAKTLKAYLDIVGEALPEVILLENVKGIAFSEKDEGLQFFIDELNNINRVKKTNYHPNVIGLNAVDYGVPQSRERVFIIASRDGKHFKLPSPTHFDPEKCPDQGLPYLTAWDAIGDLDVDIWLDEVKPSGKWADLLPSIPEGQNYLWHTERMGGIPLFGWRTRFWSFLLKLAKNKPSWTIQAQPGPATGPFHWKGRLLSIRELARLQTFPDSYEFAGDRRAVHMQIGNAVPPAIGEFLGLEICRQFFGESVRRRLELIPEKRTDCPPLETPKAVPKKYLSLQGAHGAHPGPGKGPGAQKREQKAHANV, encoded by the coding sequence GTGAGCACTAAGCCAGCTAAGTATATGATGTCGCTTTTTAGTGGCGCCGGTGGTTTAGATCTCGGGCTAAAAGCAGCAGGATTCATCAATAAGCTCTGTGTCGAAATTGATACAGCGGCCCAAAATACAATTATATTAAACCACCCTCAATGGAAGCTCGCCTCTCAAGGTGATATTCATGCGTTAACACCAAAAGAGCTTTTAGATGAGGCAGGGCTTAAACCTAGGGAACTTACTCTACTTGCAGGTGGGCCACCATGTCAGCCTTTTTCCAAATCCGGATACTGGGCCACTGGTGATACAAACCGTCTCACAGATCCTAGGGCAAAAACCTTAAAAGCCTATTTGGATATTGTTGGTGAAGCTTTACCTGAAGTTATATTGCTCGAGAATGTAAAAGGTATTGCCTTTTCCGAAAAGGATGAAGGATTGCAGTTTTTTATTGATGAACTTAACAACATCAATAGAGTTAAAAAGACCAACTATCACCCAAACGTAATCGGTCTTAATGCTGTTGATTATGGCGTCCCACAGTCACGGGAACGCGTATTTATTATCGCAAGTAGAGATGGAAAACATTTTAAGTTGCCTTCGCCAACGCACTTTGATCCTGAGAAATGCCCGGATCAAGGTTTACCATATTTAACGGCATGGGATGCTATTGGTGATTTAGATGTTGATATTTGGTTGGACGAAGTTAAACCTTCTGGTAAGTGGGCCGACCTCCTGCCTTCGATTCCTGAAGGTCAAAACTATCTCTGGCACACAGAGAGAATGGGGGGGATACCGTTATTTGGGTGGAGAACCCGGTTTTGGTCATTTCTTCTTAAGCTTGCGAAAAATAAACCAAGTTGGACTATTCAAGCTCAGCCTGGTCCGGCAACAGGCCCCTTCCACTGGAAGGGGCGGCTGCTTTCAATTCGCGAACTTGCCCGGTTGCAAACTTTTCCAGATAGCTATGAATTTGCTGGTGATCGACGTGCTGTGCATATGCAAATTGGAAACGCTGTACCCCCGGCAATTGGAGAGTTCTTGGGCTTGGAGATTTGCCGCCAATTTTTTGGTGAAAGTGTCCGTAGAAGACTAGAGCTTATTCCTGAAAAAAGAACAGACTGCCCACCTCTAGAAACACCTAAAGCTGTGCCTAAAAAGTATTTATCGTTGCAAGGTGCTCACGGTGCTCACCCAGGACCAGGGAAAGGTCCTGGAGCACAAAAGCGAGAGCAAAAAGCACATGCTAATGTCTAA
- a CDS encoding helix-turn-helix domain-containing protein, with translation MGEQKLKISDVSRKTGINRGTLTRMYHETLVRIDLDTINTLCESLGISVDELFEYQKKETNV, from the coding sequence ATGGGGGAGCAAAAGCTCAAAATATCCGATGTATCTAGAAAAACTGGGATCAACAGGGGAACTTTAACAAGGATGTATCATGAAACATTGGTACGAATTGATTTAGATACTATCAACACTCTCTGTGAGTCCCTAGGTATATCTGTAGATGAGTTATTCGAATATCAGAAAAAAGAGACGAACGTGTGA
- a CDS encoding paraquat-inducible protein A → MIKRNLWPQLLVILIALTLLIPGLTLPMLSLDGQADKAKFADTTIGMMTEDREVRGILGSVSALLGFNRVEGQVEIYQKTRSIWGTIQDLADHGNLLVAVLIATFSVIIPGLKLLCQLGLLALKPADRLARSLHHFIGLIGKWSMADVFVVAIIVSYLAGNAKGQMGELITMHAQLEPGFWCFTGYCLFSIASNVMMSRLISKSAQ, encoded by the coding sequence ATGATAAAGCGCAACCTTTGGCCCCAACTGCTGGTCATTCTTATCGCCCTCACCCTGCTGATCCCGGGCCTGACCCTGCCGATGCTGAGCCTCGATGGCCAGGCCGATAAGGCCAAATTTGCCGACACCACCATAGGTATGATGACAGAAGACAGAGAGGTGCGCGGCATTCTCGGCTCGGTATCCGCCCTGCTGGGCTTCAATCGTGTTGAGGGACAGGTGGAAATCTACCAAAAGACCCGCAGCATCTGGGGCACAATTCAGGATCTGGCCGACCACGGCAACCTGCTGGTCGCAGTACTGATAGCCACCTTCTCCGTCATCATCCCCGGCCTCAAGCTGCTGTGCCAGCTGGGGCTACTGGCACTCAAACCCGCAGACCGGCTCGCCCGCAGCCTGCATCATTTTATTGGCCTTATCGGCAAATGGAGCATGGCCGACGTGTTCGTGGTGGCCATTATAGTCAGCTACCTCGCCGGCAACGCCAAGGGCCAGATGGGCGAGCTCATCACAATGCACGCCCAACTGGAACCCGGTTTCTGGTGCTTCACCGGCTACTGCCTGTTTTCCATCGCATCGAATGTGATGATGAGTAGGCTGATTTCGAAATCAGCCCAATAA
- a CDS encoding alanine/glycine:cation symporter family protein, producing MSSETSYSFAQAAADFSAFSWGPHMLVLLVGGGLFFLIYSGLVPFRYLKHAIDILRGKYPEANAVGNISHAGALSSAMAGTVGMGNIGGVAIAIVAGGPGAIFWMWVSALVGMATKFFTCTLAIMYRGKDETGRVRGGPMYIITQGLGSKWKPLAVFFCSVGLVGNFPLFNTNQLVQILKEYLFLAPGSTGVAVGSGEHFWMEFSLGLAIMVLVALVILGGIKRIAAVATRVVPLMILLYVGCALYVILTHLGDVPMQLARIVTDAFSVQSVAGGLLGTMLTGVKRAAFSNEAGLGTEVMVHGNAKTSEPVKEGLVAMLGPAIDTLLVCTATALIILISGVWESGGANGISLSSAAFAETMPGVGPYLMLVCVSFFAITTIFTQAFYGSQCFAFLFGAKREHWYLYLYLLAILFAATNNLSDIVNIIDGAYGLMAIPTMTAALLLAPRVRAAAKDYFGRLRVANAAVGAKDVPANRR from the coding sequence ATGAGTTCAGAGACGTCTTATTCCTTTGCCCAAGCCGCTGCCGATTTTTCCGCTTTCTCCTGGGGGCCACACATGCTGGTGTTGCTGGTGGGTGGAGGCTTGTTTTTCCTGATCTATTCAGGCTTGGTGCCGTTTCGATACCTTAAACACGCCATCGATATCCTGCGGGGCAAGTACCCCGAAGCCAATGCGGTGGGCAATATCAGCCACGCAGGGGCGCTTTCCAGCGCCATGGCGGGGACTGTGGGTATGGGCAATATCGGCGGGGTGGCGATTGCCATAGTGGCCGGCGGTCCCGGGGCGATTTTCTGGATGTGGGTCAGCGCCCTGGTGGGCATGGCCACCAAGTTTTTTACCTGTACCCTGGCCATCATGTATCGCGGCAAGGATGAAACCGGGCGGGTGCGCGGCGGCCCCATGTACATCATTACCCAGGGGCTTGGCAGCAAATGGAAGCCGCTGGCGGTATTCTTTTGCTCCGTGGGCCTGGTGGGCAATTTCCCGCTGTTCAATACCAACCAGCTGGTGCAGATCCTCAAGGAATACCTGTTTCTGGCCCCCGGTAGCACGGGGGTGGCGGTGGGCAGCGGCGAACACTTCTGGATGGAATTCAGCCTTGGGCTGGCAATCATGGTGCTGGTAGCCCTGGTGATCCTGGGTGGGATAAAGCGCATCGCCGCCGTGGCGACCCGAGTGGTGCCGCTGATGATCCTGCTCTATGTCGGCTGCGCCCTGTATGTGATCCTCACTCACCTGGGTGATGTGCCCATGCAACTGGCGCGGATTGTGACCGATGCCTTTTCGGTGCAGTCTGTGGCCGGTGGATTGCTGGGCACCATGTTGACCGGCGTCAAGCGCGCGGCCTTTTCCAACGAGGCGGGCCTGGGCACAGAGGTGATGGTGCACGGCAATGCCAAAACCTCGGAGCCGGTGAAGGAAGGGCTGGTGGCCATGTTGGGTCCGGCCATCGACACCCTGCTGGTGTGCACGGCCACGGCGCTGATCATCCTGATTTCCGGTGTGTGGGAGAGCGGCGGTGCCAACGGCATCAGCCTGTCGAGCGCCGCCTTTGCCGAAACCATGCCCGGCGTCGGGCCCTATCTGATGCTGGTGTGCGTGAGCTTTTTTGCCATTACCACAATCTTCACCCAGGCCTTTTACGGCAGCCAGTGTTTTGCCTTCCTGTTCGGCGCCAAGCGCGAGCACTGGTATCTGTACCTGTATCTGTTGGCGATTTTGTTTGCCGCCACCAATAACCTCAGCGACATAGTCAATATCATCGACGGTGCCTATGGTCTGATGGCCATTCCCACCATGACGGCGGCGCTGTTGTTGGCACCCAGGGTCAGGGCGGCGGCGAAGGACTATTTCGGCCGCCTGCGTGTTGCCAATGCCGCGGTTGGGGCTAAGGATGTGCCCGCCAATCGTCGTTGA